The following proteins come from a genomic window of Acanthopagrus latus isolate v.2019 chromosome 5, fAcaLat1.1, whole genome shotgun sequence:
- the pptc7a gene encoding protein phosphatase PTC7 homolog: MLSVLSYGRLVARAVIGGLSQTDSRDYSLVTASCGFGKDFRKGILKKGMCYGDDACFIARHRSADVLGVADGVGGWRDYGVDPSQFSGTLMKTCERLVKEGRFVPSNPVGVLTTSYYELLQNKVPLLGSSTACIVVLDRQSHQLHTANLGDSGFLVVRGGEVVHRSDEQQHYFNTPFQLSIAPPGAEGAVLSDSPDAADSSSFDVQLGDIILTATDGLFDNMPDYMILQELKKLKNSNYESIQQTARSIAEQAHVLAYDPNYMSPFAQFACDNGLNVRGGKPDDITVLLSIVAEYTD, translated from the exons ATGTTGTCCGTGCTCTCGTACGGTAGACTGGTTGCCAGAGCTGTCATCGGCGGACTTTCTCAGACAGACAGCCGCGACTACAGCCTGGTGACAGCGAGCTGCGGCTTCGGCAAGGATTTCCGCAAAGGCATCCTGAAGAAGGGGATGTGCTATGGGGACGACGCGTGCTTCATCGCCCGGCACAGATCCGCGGATGTGttag gTGTAGCAGACGGAGTAGGTGGCTGGAGGGACTATGGAGTGGACCCATCGCAGTTTTCAGGTACCCTGATGAAGACGTGTGAGAGGCTGGTGAAGGAAGGCCGCTTCGTCCCCAGCAACCCCGTGGGAGTCCTCACGACCAGCTACTACgagctgctgcagaacaaaGTGCCACTACTGG GTAGCAGCACGGCTTGCATTGTGGTTCTGGACCGGCAGAGTCACCAGCTGCACACGGCCAACCTGGGAGACTCGGGCTTCCTCGTGGTGCGGGGAGGGGAGGTGGTCCACCGCTCAGACGAGCAGCAGCACTACTTCAACACGCCCTTCCAGCTGTCCATCGCTCCCCCAGGCGCCGAGGGGGCCGTCCTAAGTGACAG CCCTGATGCGGCAGACAGCTCTTCCTTCGACGTCCAGCTGGGTGACATCATCCTGACCGCCACTGACGGGCTGTTCGACAACATGCCTGACTACATGATCCTgcaggagctgaagaagctcaAG AACTCCAACTATGAGAGCATCCAGCAGACGGCCCGGAGCATCGCAGAGCAGGCCCACGTGCTGGCGTATGACCCCAACTACATGTCGCCTTTTGCACAGTTCGCCTGCGACAACGGACTGAATGTAAGAG gAGGAAAGccagatgacatcacagtgctgctgtcCATAGTGGCAGAATACACCGACTAG
- the ppp1cc gene encoding serine/threonine-protein phosphatase PP1-gamma catalytic subunit A: MADVDKLNIDSIIQRLLEVRGAKPGKNVQLQENEIRGLCLKSREIFLSQPILLELEAPLKICGDIHGQYYDLLRLFEYGGFPPESNYLFLGDYVDRGKQSLETICLLLAYKIKYPENFFLLRGNHECASINRIYGFYDECKRRYNIKLWKTFTDCFNCLPIAAIVDEKIFCCHGGLSPDLQSMEQIRRIMRPTDVPDQGLLCDLLWSDPDKDVLGWGENDRGVSFTFGSEVVAKFLHKHDLDLICRAHQVVEDGYEFFAKRQLVTLFSAPNYCGEFDNAGAMMSVDETLMCSFQILKPAEKKKPNGSRPVTPPRNMVTKQAKK, encoded by the exons ATGGCTGATGTTGACAAGCTCAACATAGACAGTATCATCCAACGTCTTTTAGAAG TCAGGGGGGCAAAGCCTGGCAAGaatgtgcagctgcaggagaatgAGATCCGTGGATTGTGCCTGAAGTCCAGGGAGATCTTCCTCAGCCAACCCatcctgctggagctggaggccCCCCTCAAGATTTGTG GTGACATCCACGGGCAATACTACGACCTGCTGAGGCTGTTTGAGTATGGGGGCTTCCCTCCAGAAAGCAACTACCTGTTTCTGGGTGACTATGTGGACAGGGGGAAGCAGTCTCTGGAAACCATCTGCCTCCTGCTGGCCtacaaaatcaaatatccaGAGAACTTCTTCCTGCTGAGGGGAAACCATGAGTGTGCTTCAATCAACAGAATATATGGTTTCTATGATGAGT gTAAAAGAAGGTACAACATCAAACTCTGGAAGACCTTCACAGATTGTTTTAACTGCCTCCCTATTGCCGCCATTGTTGATGAGAAGATCTTTTGCTGCCACGGAG GACTGTCACCTGACCTTCAGTCCATGGAGCAGATCAGACGCATCATGCGCCCCACTGATGTGCCCGACCAGGGTCTGCTGTGCGATCTGCTCTGGTCTGATCCAGACAAGGATGTTCTGGGCTGGGGAGAGAACGACAGGGGCGTATCATTCACCTTTGGCTCAGAGGTGGTGGCCAAGTTCCTGCACAAGCATGACCTGGATCTGATCTGTCGTGCTCATCAG GTTGTTGAGGATGGCTATGAATTTTTTGCGAAGAGGCAGCTCGTCACTTTGTTCTCAGCGCCGAACTATTGTGGGGAGTTTGACAACGCTGGTGCCATGATGAGTGTGGATGAGACCCTCATGTGCTCTTTCCAG ATTTTGAAACCAGCTGAGAAGAAGAAGCCCAACGGCAGCCGTCCCGTGACCCCCCCTCGTAACATGGTCACCAAGCAAGCTAAGAAATGA